A part of Acidisarcina sp. genomic DNA contains:
- a CDS encoding DUF1259 domain-containing protein: MKRQIVCFASLCLLACNWTFATAQDDSTATWKPVEAVLGRSGQMQPGDVYKFALPRRDMKVVKDGVTVAPGLALGSWVAFKKMGNEAMVMGDLVLTDEEIEPVMLKLQQQGIEQTSIHNHLLGESPRVIYMHIEGHGDPVALARSLASAIALTKTPPPTTTATPAAAQQAIDLNTKEVEQALGYAGKVNGGILQFSVSRVEKITDSGMEVPPAMGTATAINFQPTGGGKAAISGDFVLLASEVNPVIRALRTHGIEVEAVHNHMLNDQPHLYFMHFWANDDAIELAQGLRAALDETNSQKPQVK; the protein is encoded by the coding sequence ATGAAAAGACAAATAGTATGCTTTGCCAGCTTATGTTTGCTCGCATGTAACTGGACTTTCGCTACAGCACAAGACGATTCCACTGCAACCTGGAAACCGGTAGAGGCTGTGCTGGGCCGATCCGGCCAGATGCAGCCGGGGGATGTTTATAAGTTCGCTCTGCCACGCAGAGACATGAAGGTTGTGAAAGACGGTGTGACCGTAGCCCCTGGACTAGCGTTGGGCTCCTGGGTAGCCTTCAAGAAAATGGGGAATGAGGCGATGGTGATGGGCGACCTCGTCTTGACGGACGAAGAAATCGAACCCGTCATGTTGAAGCTCCAGCAGCAAGGAATCGAGCAGACCTCAATTCACAATCACCTGCTGGGCGAATCGCCGCGCGTGATCTACATGCATATTGAAGGACATGGCGATCCTGTTGCATTGGCGCGTTCGCTCGCCTCTGCAATTGCTCTGACCAAGACTCCGCCACCCACAACAACCGCTACGCCAGCCGCCGCGCAACAAGCGATCGATCTCAATACCAAGGAGGTCGAACAAGCTCTCGGTTATGCCGGCAAAGTAAACGGAGGCATTCTACAGTTCTCCGTTTCGCGCGTGGAGAAGATAACCGACAGTGGCATGGAGGTTCCCCCGGCGATGGGTACTGCCACCGCCATCAACTTTCAACCTACTGGTGGAGGCAAAGCGGCGATCTCAGGAGATTTTGTTCTGCTCGCAAGTGAAGTCAATCCGGTAATCCGGGCTTTGCGGACGCATGGGATTGAAGTCGAGGCCGTGCACAATCACATGCTCAACGATCAGCCGCACCTTTATTTCATGCATTTTTGGGCTAACGACGATGCCATTGAGTTGGCGCAGGGACTTCGCGCAGCGCTTGATGAAACGAACTCACAAAAGCCACAAGTCAAATAG
- a CDS encoding cold shock domain-containing protein, which translates to MEQGTVKWFNDAKGYGFISRQNGEDVFVHYSAINSNGFKSLQEGQAVQFTVVKGPKGWQAADVQPL; encoded by the coding sequence ATGGAACAGGGAACAGTGAAGTGGTTTAACGATGCCAAAGGATATGGGTTTATCTCGCGGCAGAACGGCGAAGACGTGTTCGTGCATTACTCTGCCATTAACTCCAATGGCTTCAAAAGCTTGCAGGAAGGCCAGGCGGTACAGTTCACCGTTGTGAAGGGACCGAAGGGTTGGCAGGCGGCTGACGTTCAGCCCCTGTAA
- a CDS encoding chromate resistance protein ChrB domain-containing protein has translation MNITSRRETVPWLLLIFSLPSKRTSERVRVWRKLQKYGTLALRNSGYVLPNTPANQERLEWLATAIRGFKGEASVLQVLAIDDLPSEVLKEKFREERKPDYIALIREVQQLKPSTQGFSTQLARLKRQFEEIVEIDFFESPLKAKAGEALYKAEHPLTAQERPAKGRVSKMEYQNRAWITRPRPGIDRVSSAWLIRRFVDTKASFLFDNNPTAHPEAVPFDMYQAGGFGHEGENCTFETLCARFGLTDKKVRLIGQAIHDADLDDEKFGRSEGITINQILNGWAKQGIPDDELLRRGMDLIEGLYHSIA, from the coding sequence ATGAATATTACATCACGTCGAGAGACCGTGCCCTGGCTGCTGCTGATCTTCAGCCTGCCCTCAAAGAGAACCAGCGAGAGGGTGCGGGTATGGCGAAAGCTCCAGAAATACGGGACGCTCGCACTGCGCAATTCCGGCTACGTGTTGCCAAATACGCCAGCGAATCAGGAGCGGCTTGAGTGGCTGGCTACGGCGATACGCGGATTCAAGGGAGAAGCCTCTGTGCTTCAGGTCCTGGCAATCGATGACCTTCCATCCGAGGTGCTCAAGGAGAAGTTCCGCGAAGAGCGCAAACCCGACTACATCGCGCTCATCCGGGAGGTTCAACAACTCAAACCTTCCACGCAGGGATTCTCGACGCAGTTGGCTCGACTGAAACGACAATTTGAAGAGATTGTAGAGATTGACTTTTTCGAAAGTCCGCTCAAGGCAAAAGCTGGAGAAGCCCTCTACAAGGCAGAACATCCCCTGACCGCGCAGGAGCGGCCTGCGAAAGGCAGGGTATCCAAGATGGAATATCAAAACCGTGCCTGGATCACACGTCCACGGCCAGGAATCGATCGTGTCTCCTCTGCCTGGCTTATAAGGCGATTCGTTGATACCAAGGCCTCCTTCCTCTTTGACAACAATCCAACAGCTCATCCTGAAGCCGTTCCGTTCGATATGTATCAGGCCGGTGGCTTTGGTCATGAAGGCGAGAATTGCACGTTTGAAACTCTTTGTGCGCGCTTCGGTCTCACGGACAAGAAAGTGCGACTGATCGGGCAGGCTATCCACGATGCCGACCTCGACGATGAGAAGTTCGGTCGCAGCGAGGGCATTACCATCAACCAGATTCTGAATGGATGGGCCAAGCAGGGCATCCCCGATGACGAACTGTTACGCCGAGGGATGGACCTGATCGAAGGGCTCTATCACTCGATCGCATAG
- a CDS encoding glycosyltransferase produces MTTHPSGASSLFGDTLSRRRLRIVLTNIGTFGDINPLIALALELQRRGHHPVLAVPELYRRKIEPLGLGFSPLRPDIDPDDNRLAAMVYDLKKGTERGLRDFLFPVLRQSYDDLLSAVRADGGADLLLAGELAYAAPIVAEVTGTPWASYVLAPLSFFSAYDPPVLPPYPTLARLEPFLPGMGHIVAHFARWVTRNWAEPVYALRAELGLERGPNPIFDAKHSPRLVLALFSSVLGSTQPDWPASTKITGFVFYDSDGGKSGLAPELESFLQAGPPPLVFTLGSAAVHNAGDFFQQSAQAADILGQRAVLLVGSDPRNLPPQPYSPNLCVAQYAPYSQLFPHASLVVHQGGVGTTAQALQAGKPMLVMPYSHDQPDNARRVKRLGVAEIIQRKDYTAERAARLIAKMLADPAYQREAAAIRSRLLEEDGLKQACDALEALALPASPTHGFDSPKSETQSH; encoded by the coding sequence ATGACGACACATCCCTCAGGAGCTTCCTCCCTCTTCGGCGACACGCTCTCACGCCGCCGTCTGCGAATTGTGCTGACCAACATCGGAACGTTCGGGGATATTAATCCGCTTATCGCTCTTGCGCTGGAGCTGCAGCGCCGGGGGCATCATCCTGTACTCGCCGTGCCGGAGCTCTATCGCCGCAAAATAGAGCCGCTCGGCCTCGGGTTCTCGCCCCTGCGTCCCGACATCGATCCGGATGATAATCGCCTGGCCGCAATGGTCTACGACTTGAAGAAGGGAACCGAGCGAGGCCTCCGCGATTTCCTCTTCCCCGTGCTGCGGCAGAGTTATGACGATCTGCTGTCGGCTGTGCGCGCCGATGGAGGTGCAGACCTCCTGCTTGCGGGCGAACTTGCCTACGCCGCGCCCATTGTTGCCGAGGTTACAGGAACCCCCTGGGCCTCCTATGTGCTGGCGCCTCTCTCGTTCTTCTCCGCCTATGACCCGCCAGTGCTACCTCCTTACCCGACGCTCGCGCGGCTGGAACCATTTCTGCCGGGAATGGGGCACATCGTCGCTCACTTCGCGCGATGGGTGACGCGTAACTGGGCGGAACCGGTCTATGCCTTGCGCGCGGAGCTTGGCCTGGAGCGCGGCCCCAATCCCATCTTCGATGCCAAGCACTCTCCTCGCCTGGTGCTGGCGCTTTTTTCTTCGGTTCTGGGCTCCACTCAGCCGGACTGGCCCGCCAGCACAAAGATCACCGGCTTTGTCTTTTACGACAGCGACGGGGGCAAAAGCGGCCTGGCTCCGGAGCTGGAGAGCTTCCTTCAAGCCGGCCCACCTCCGCTCGTCTTCACGCTGGGCTCTGCCGCGGTCCATAACGCAGGAGATTTCTTCCAACAAAGCGCGCAGGCGGCGGACATCCTAGGCCAGCGGGCGGTGCTGCTGGTCGGCTCGGATCCGCGCAATCTTCCCCCGCAGCCCTACTCTCCTAACTTATGTGTCGCTCAGTATGCGCCCTACTCGCAACTCTTCCCCCATGCTTCCCTGGTGGTGCATCAGGGTGGGGTGGGCACCACAGCGCAGGCCCTGCAGGCAGGGAAGCCCATGCTGGTCATGCCCTATAGCCACGACCAACCGGACAATGCCCGTCGCGTAAAAAGACTGGGAGTGGCTGAGATCATCCAGCGCAAGGACTATACCGCGGAACGCGCAGCCCGGCTCATTGCCAAAATGCTTGCCGATCCCGCCTATCAGCGGGAAGCCGCGGCTATCCGCAGCCGTTTGTTAGAGGAAGACGGCTTGAAGCAGGCCTGTGACGCGCTGGAAGCGCTGGCACTCCCTGCGTCGCCAACGCACGGGTTCGATTCCCCGAAATCGGAGACGCAATCTCATTAG
- the glgP gene encoding alpha-glucan family phosphorylase, which produces MHFSIRNGDHPSVDIPNTDNLVAYFSMEIAVTPGMPTYSGGLGVLAGDTLRSAADLGLSLAAVTLMHRKGYFRQHLDAAGVQTEENQPWNPEEVLIPEEPRVTVMVENRPVVVRAWRYDLEGVTGHSIPIYFLDTNLEENDSRDRALTDHLYGGDNDYRLGQEAILGIAGARILDALELTPAVYHMNEGHAALLTLPLLEQQLKGRDLTDANEQDVEAVRQRCVFTTHTPVPAGHDRFSREQAIRILGPDRAGVLERLGCYHDGLLNVTYIALRFSRFVNGVAMQHGKVSRQMFPNYTIDSITNGVHAITWTSSAMQALFDRSIPHWRTDNLFLRNAIAIPETEIAAAHAESKRVLFNTVADRTGSNFNPGIFTLGFARRAATYKRADLLFHDPERLLNIARHFGGLQILYSGKAHPHDEPGKAIIHHVFDVAARLNSEFLRIVYLENYGWELGAQLTSGVDLWLNTPQRPYEASGTSGMKAALNGVPSLSVLDGWWIEGCIEGFTGWAIEDRDTEQEEAASLYEKLEQKILPLYYEQPLQWQKVMRSSIALNGSFFNTNRMLQQYIQNAYYPDKGVACSAPVLEPVLAK; this is translated from the coding sequence ATGCATTTTTCAATTCGAAACGGGGACCACCCATCTGTGGATATTCCAAATACTGACAACTTAGTTGCATATTTCTCAATGGAGATCGCCGTTACACCCGGCATGCCCACGTATAGCGGCGGTCTGGGCGTGCTGGCGGGCGATACTCTGCGCTCTGCGGCCGACCTCGGCCTGTCCCTCGCCGCTGTGACTCTGATGCATCGCAAAGGGTACTTCAGACAGCATCTGGACGCCGCTGGCGTACAGACGGAAGAGAATCAGCCTTGGAATCCCGAAGAAGTTCTGATTCCGGAAGAGCCTCGCGTCACCGTCATGGTGGAAAATCGTCCGGTAGTGGTGCGCGCATGGCGCTATGACCTGGAAGGAGTTACCGGACACAGCATTCCCATCTACTTCCTCGATACAAATCTGGAAGAAAATGATTCGCGGGACCGCGCCTTAACCGATCATCTCTATGGCGGCGATAACGACTACCGCCTGGGACAGGAGGCGATTCTTGGCATTGCCGGGGCGCGCATCCTCGATGCTCTCGAACTCACGCCCGCCGTCTACCACATGAATGAGGGCCACGCCGCTCTCCTCACCCTGCCGTTGCTGGAGCAGCAGCTTAAGGGCCGGGACCTGACCGATGCCAACGAGCAGGATGTCGAGGCGGTGCGCCAACGCTGCGTCTTTACCACGCATACTCCCGTGCCTGCGGGCCACGATCGCTTCTCCCGGGAGCAGGCGATTCGCATCCTCGGTCCGGATCGCGCTGGGGTCCTGGAGCGGCTGGGCTGCTATCACGATGGCCTGTTGAACGTTACCTACATCGCGCTGCGCTTCTCGCGATTTGTGAACGGCGTCGCCATGCAGCATGGCAAGGTTTCGAGGCAGATGTTCCCCAACTACACCATCGATTCCATTACCAACGGCGTGCATGCCATCACGTGGACTTCTTCCGCGATGCAGGCGCTCTTTGATCGCTCCATTCCCCACTGGCGCACGGATAATCTCTTTCTTCGCAATGCCATCGCGATTCCTGAAACAGAGATTGCCGCGGCTCACGCCGAATCCAAGCGGGTGCTCTTCAATACGGTTGCTGATCGTACTGGAAGCAACTTCAATCCGGGGATCTTCACTCTTGGCTTTGCGCGGCGCGCAGCTACCTACAAGCGTGCCGATCTGCTCTTCCACGATCCGGAGAGGCTGCTCAACATCGCCAGGCATTTCGGCGGCCTGCAGATCCTCTATAGCGGCAAGGCGCATCCCCATGACGAGCCCGGCAAGGCCATCATCCATCACGTTTTTGACGTTGCCGCAAGGCTGAACTCCGAGTTTCTGCGCATCGTCTATCTCGAGAACTATGGATGGGAACTGGGCGCACAGCTCACCAGCGGCGTCGACCTGTGGCTCAATACTCCCCAGCGCCCCTATGAGGCGTCCGGCACCAGCGGCATGAAGGCGGCACTGAACGGTGTGCCCAGCCTTAGCGTGCTCGATGGCTGGTGGATCGAGGGCTGCATCGAAGGCTTTACGGGATGGGCGATTGAAGACCGCGATACCGAGCAGGAGGAAGCCGCGTCTCTCTATGAGAAGCTGGAGCAGAAGATCTTGCCCCTGTACTACGAGCAGCCCCTGCAATGGCAAAAGGTTATGCGCAGTTCGATCGCGCTTAACGGGTCCTTCTTCAATACCAATCGCATGCTGCAGCAGTACATCCAGAACGCCTACTATCCTGACAAGGGTGTGGCCTGTTCTGCTCCCGTGCTGGAGCCAGTCCTGGCGAAGTAA
- a CDS encoding aminotransferase class I/II-fold pyridoxal phosphate-dependent enzyme, with protein sequence MFDLLAPALTRLQEKFAALPALPGPDAESVQKMAAVLERASERMADNYPYFHPLYAGQMLKPPHPVARAAYAMAMWLNPNNHALDGGRASSQMEMEAVREIATIFGYQNPLGHLTSGGTFANLEALWVAGQQAPGKRIVASEQAHYTHSRISGVLRLGFSSIAVDSRGRMDLAALEEELKKGDVGTVVVTLGTTATGSVDPLDRVLELRRKYGFRVHVDAAYGGYFRLIAPTLEAEARSAFQAMAEADSIVVDPHKHGLQPFGCGCILFRDPSVGRFYKHDSPYTYFTSEQLHLGEISLECSRAGAAAVALWATQQLLPLVPEGEFAASLAQSCAAARKLHGLIKEDCRFLAPFPPELDIVIWSVKSVSPEESSRRATTVFQRAAQLDLHLALAQLPVAFFPPGTWPGCPENSEAKVTCLRSVLMKPEHLAWIETIFQKLDRATQESS encoded by the coding sequence ATGTTCGACCTATTGGCTCCCGCACTCACACGCTTGCAGGAGAAGTTTGCGGCGCTCCCCGCACTGCCGGGTCCAGACGCCGAGTCTGTGCAGAAGATGGCGGCGGTCCTCGAGCGCGCATCCGAGCGCATGGCGGATAACTACCCTTATTTCCACCCGCTCTATGCCGGCCAGATGCTCAAACCTCCGCACCCCGTGGCCCGTGCCGCGTATGCGATGGCCATGTGGCTCAATCCGAACAATCATGCTCTGGATGGAGGCCGCGCCAGTTCCCAGATGGAGATGGAGGCCGTACGTGAGATCGCCACGATTTTCGGATATCAGAATCCTCTCGGTCATCTCACCAGCGGAGGCACCTTCGCGAACCTTGAGGCGTTGTGGGTTGCCGGTCAACAGGCGCCTGGCAAGCGCATTGTCGCATCGGAGCAGGCCCATTACACGCATTCCCGCATCAGCGGCGTGCTGCGCCTCGGCTTCAGCTCCATCGCAGTGGATTCCCGTGGGCGCATGGACCTGGCGGCCCTCGAAGAAGAATTGAAGAAGGGGGATGTCGGCACCGTCGTCGTAACCCTGGGAACAACAGCCACTGGATCGGTCGATCCCCTGGACCGGGTTCTTGAATTGCGCCGGAAGTATGGCTTTCGCGTGCATGTGGATGCTGCCTACGGAGGCTACTTCCGCCTCATCGCGCCCACTTTAGAGGCAGAGGCCCGCAGCGCATTTCAGGCGATGGCAGAAGCCGACTCCATCGTGGTTGACCCGCACAAACACGGGCTTCAGCCCTTTGGCTGCGGCTGCATCCTCTTCCGCGACCCGTCGGTGGGCCGCTTTTACAAGCACGACTCGCCCTATACTTACTTCACATCGGAGCAGCTCCACCTGGGCGAGATCAGTCTGGAGTGCTCCCGTGCCGGAGCGGCTGCGGTTGCCCTGTGGGCCACCCAGCAACTGCTTCCTCTTGTGCCGGAAGGTGAGTTTGCCGCATCGCTGGCACAATCCTGCGCTGCGGCACGCAAATTGCATGGGCTAATAAAAGAAGATTGCAGGTTTCTCGCCCCGTTTCCACCGGAGTTAGATATTGTTATATGGTCAGTGAAATCGGTTTCACCAGAAGAATCCTCACGCCGAGCGACAACTGTGTTTCAACGGGCTGCCCAACTCGATCTCCATCTTGCGCTGGCGCAATTACCTGTGGCGTTCTTCCCTCCAGGGACATGGCCCGGTTGCCCTGAAAATTCTGAGGCGAAGGTTACCTGCCTTCGCTCCGTCCTTATGAAGCCCGAACATCTCGCATGGATCGAGACCATCTTTCAAAAACTCGATCGAGCCACGCAGGAGTCATCTTGA
- a CDS encoding TolC family protein codes for MIAAQASVTKTSPNSGGAVTMTEVVQSALREYPLIHVTQEELNASAANIRLARTAYLPRADGLVQVNRATRNNVFGTLLPQSTLPSMSGPVIGTNNGGSVWGSATGMLVSWQPFDFGLRHANVEAARAARDKAYATSQRSQLEVATASADSFLTLVAAGQTKKAAAAAVDNWDVLLRSIHALASAQLRPGADESRIEAERAIARTQLVYAEQAVESERATLAKFLPRSLNAGTTLDASRLLEELPPPGEEEIPFQSTNHPVMEEQRATVAQSAAQLHATERSWVPQFDIEAAGYARGTGAETTGQRLAGANGLAPNVQNYAAGVNITFPFMDFASIHAREAAQSATLRANQANEQLADKLLREQFARAKAALHAAREVAANTPIEVRSAHIAFDQAKARYQAGLVPIDDLAQAQRLVVQAEIDDSIARLNVWRALLQIGAVRGDIQPFLQAVTK; via the coding sequence GTGATAGCTGCACAAGCCAGCGTCACGAAGACGTCACCCAACTCTGGTGGTGCGGTGACCATGACGGAGGTGGTTCAGTCTGCCCTACGCGAGTATCCGTTAATCCACGTCACACAGGAAGAGCTCAACGCATCTGCGGCCAACATCCGCCTTGCGCGAACAGCTTACCTTCCACGCGCGGATGGGCTGGTGCAGGTCAACCGTGCGACCCGCAATAACGTTTTCGGAACCCTGCTTCCACAGAGCACTCTCCCTTCCATGTCCGGCCCCGTAATTGGCACCAACAATGGTGGGTCCGTTTGGGGCAGTGCGACCGGGATGCTGGTCAGTTGGCAACCCTTTGATTTTGGGCTGCGCCACGCCAATGTAGAGGCAGCTCGCGCAGCCAGAGACAAGGCGTACGCAACTTCGCAGCGGAGTCAACTTGAAGTAGCGACGGCATCAGCCGATTCCTTTCTGACTTTGGTTGCAGCAGGACAGACAAAGAAGGCGGCTGCAGCGGCGGTAGACAATTGGGATGTCCTGCTGCGAAGCATCCATGCGCTGGCCTCCGCCCAGCTACGGCCGGGTGCTGACGAATCGCGTATCGAGGCAGAACGTGCGATCGCCAGAACTCAGCTTGTCTATGCCGAGCAAGCCGTAGAGTCAGAAAGGGCCACGTTGGCGAAGTTTCTGCCTCGTTCGCTCAACGCTGGAACCACTCTCGATGCCAGTCGATTATTGGAAGAGTTACCTCCGCCCGGAGAGGAAGAGATACCGTTCCAAAGTACAAATCATCCTGTAATGGAAGAGCAGAGGGCGACGGTAGCCCAGTCTGCCGCGCAGCTTCATGCGACGGAACGTAGTTGGGTGCCACAATTTGACATAGAGGCTGCGGGGTATGCACGCGGTACAGGCGCTGAGACCACAGGACAACGTCTCGCTGGAGCAAACGGGCTGGCGCCTAACGTGCAAAACTACGCTGCCGGAGTGAACATCACATTTCCGTTCATGGACTTCGCCAGTATCCACGCTCGCGAGGCTGCTCAGTCGGCAACGCTCCGGGCAAACCAAGCAAATGAGCAACTGGCGGACAAGCTCTTGCGGGAGCAGTTCGCAAGAGCCAAGGCCGCCTTGCACGCGGCGCGAGAGGTTGCGGCGAATACACCCATTGAAGTGAGGTCGGCCCATATAGCCTTCGATCAGGCGAAGGCTCGTTATCAGGCCGGCCTTGTGCCGATCGATGATCTAGCGCAGGCACAGCGGCTTGTTGTCCAGGCCGAGATCGATGACTCTATCGCGCGTCTGAACGTGTGGCGTGCTCTTCTTCAGATTGGAGCGGTTCGCGGCGACATTCAACCGTTCCTGCAGGCTGTCACCAAGTGA
- the galK gene encoding galactokinase, which yields MQDPNVVRKFHSEHFQAEPSLFAAPGRVNIIGEHTDYAEGFVMPAAIDFTTVAGISPRTDGRVVIYSLNFGEEAAFDLAALPAGPSHHWSDYPIGVVTVLKSLNAHPRAFSMTLSGDVPLGAGLSSSASVEVATFLAVQSLSSRQFAPPDVARLCQRAENGFVGTKSGIMDQFIACCGAENHALLLDCRDLSFRLAPIPEDVSLVIANTMIKHSHAGGEYNTRRAEVEEGVEVLRKHRPEIRVLRDATIDDLTRWGSEMRPNVLKRCRHVVTENARTVAAADALERGDLKDLGRLMAEAHASYRDDFEGSVKEADLMVELANKLPGLIGARLTGGGFGGCTVNLVASSQAATFATSLQASYKAATGIDADVYLCHASAAARAL from the coding sequence ATGCAGGATCCAAATGTAGTTCGCAAGTTTCACTCGGAGCATTTTCAGGCAGAGCCCTCTCTCTTCGCCGCTCCGGGTCGAGTCAACATCATCGGAGAACATACTGATTACGCTGAAGGCTTCGTCATGCCTGCGGCCATCGACTTCACCACCGTGGCCGGCATCAGCCCTCGCACGGATGGGCGCGTCGTGATCTACTCTCTCAACTTTGGAGAAGAGGCTGCATTCGATCTCGCCGCTCTTCCGGCTGGGCCGTCGCATCACTGGAGCGACTATCCCATCGGTGTGGTTACCGTGCTAAAGAGCCTCAATGCTCACCCTCGCGCCTTCAGCATGACCTTGTCAGGCGACGTTCCTCTGGGCGCTGGTCTCAGCTCCTCCGCCTCCGTTGAGGTTGCCACGTTTCTTGCCGTTCAGAGCCTCAGCTCCAGGCAGTTCGCGCCGCCCGATGTCGCCCGGCTCTGCCAGCGAGCGGAGAATGGATTTGTAGGCACCAAGAGCGGCATCATGGATCAGTTCATCGCCTGCTGCGGAGCGGAGAATCACGCTCTGCTGCTGGACTGCCGTGACTTGAGTTTTCGCCTTGCGCCGATTCCAGAGGACGTCAGCCTCGTGATTGCCAACACCATGATCAAGCACTCCCATGCAGGGGGCGAATACAACACGCGCCGCGCCGAGGTGGAAGAGGGAGTGGAGGTTCTGCGCAAGCACCGGCCAGAGATTCGCGTACTGCGGGATGCCACGATCGACGATCTCACCAGGTGGGGAAGCGAGATGCGTCCCAATGTGCTCAAGCGCTGCCGCCACGTGGTGACGGAAAATGCCCGCACTGTGGCTGCCGCCGATGCCCTGGAGCGCGGCGATCTGAAGGATCTGGGCCGGTTGATGGCGGAGGCGCACGCCAGTTATAGGGATGACTTTGAAGGCAGCGTTAAAGAGGCCGACCTGATGGTAGAGCTTGCGAACAAGCTTCCCGGCCTGATCGGAGCCAGGCTGACCGGTGGTGGGTTCGGCGGCTGTACCGTCAATCTCGTGGCGAGCAGCCAGGCTGCAACCTTCGCAACATCCCTTCAGGCATCCTACAAAGCGGCGACTGGCATCGATGCTGATGTGTATTTATGTCACGCCTCGGCAGCGGCAAGGGCCCTTTGA
- the nhaA gene encoding Na+/H+ antiporter NhaA: protein MRVPPRNRALLEVQTHNAPLLRGVLLPAQDFLHTAGLSGIALMVAAAIALCWANSPLRESYQNLWHAQIGFRVFHYEAAEDLRHLVNDVLMVVFFYVAGLEIKRALVTGELADRRNAALPILAALGGMVVPATIYLLVNRYSPSMRHGWGVPMATDIAFAMGVLALLGNRVSTQLRLFLLTLAIVDDIGAIAVIAIFYTPHLYIPALLIAATCLAIMGGLVKIGVKQSIPYILLSIGFTAAVGSAGIHTTIAGVILGLLTPRTPGFRFDEFAGFLNQHKAQLDPEQAAIHPYETELFLAKAQEIAFDTEGVADRLERSLRTWTDFVIVPLFALANAGVAFAPDLLQLALHSTVTWGVLLGLLIGKPIGILLACWAGVRLGIARLPGSTKWREMAGVGLVAGVGFTMSLFIADLAFEQEPLVDAAKLGTFTASLLAGLAGYCVLRLVSRTASPEHDTITDTN, encoded by the coding sequence ATGAGAGTTCCTCCGAGAAACCGCGCGCTGCTGGAAGTTCAGACACACAACGCTCCCCTGTTACGCGGGGTGCTGTTGCCTGCGCAGGATTTTCTGCACACTGCAGGCCTGAGCGGCATTGCGCTGATGGTGGCCGCGGCGATTGCGCTGTGCTGGGCGAACTCTCCCTTGCGCGAGAGCTACCAGAATCTCTGGCATGCGCAGATCGGATTCCGCGTCTTCCACTACGAAGCTGCCGAGGATCTACGCCACCTGGTGAACGATGTTCTGATGGTGGTGTTCTTCTACGTTGCCGGTCTTGAGATCAAGCGAGCCCTGGTGACGGGAGAACTCGCAGACCGCAGAAACGCCGCACTGCCGATCCTCGCCGCATTGGGAGGAATGGTGGTTCCGGCAACGATCTACCTACTGGTCAATCGGTACTCGCCATCGATGAGGCACGGCTGGGGCGTGCCGATGGCCACGGATATCGCCTTTGCAATGGGCGTGCTGGCGCTGTTGGGGAACCGTGTCAGCACCCAGCTACGGCTGTTTCTGCTGACGCTGGCCATTGTCGACGATATTGGCGCAATCGCGGTGATCGCCATCTTCTACACTCCGCATCTTTACATTCCAGCGTTGCTGATTGCTGCGACGTGCCTGGCCATCATGGGCGGACTGGTGAAGATCGGGGTGAAGCAAAGTATTCCCTACATCCTGCTGTCGATTGGCTTCACTGCTGCGGTCGGGTCCGCCGGGATCCATACGACGATTGCCGGAGTCATTTTAGGTCTGCTGACGCCACGAACTCCGGGCTTTCGTTTTGATGAGTTCGCAGGGTTTCTCAACCAGCACAAGGCACAGCTCGACCCGGAACAGGCCGCAATTCATCCTTATGAGACGGAGCTTTTTCTTGCGAAGGCGCAGGAGATTGCGTTCGACACTGAGGGTGTTGCCGACAGGCTGGAGCGCAGCTTGCGCACCTGGACGGACTTCGTAATCGTTCCCTTGTTTGCACTGGCAAATGCGGGTGTCGCCTTTGCGCCTGATTTGCTCCAGCTCGCCCTGCACAGCACGGTGACATGGGGAGTGCTGCTGGGCCTGTTGATCGGCAAGCCAATCGGCATCTTGCTGGCGTGCTGGGCAGGAGTGCGCCTTGGGATCGCCAGGTTGCCAGGCTCCACAAAATGGCGCGAGATGGCTGGAGTAGGGCTGGTGGCAGGCGTAGGCTTCACCATGTCGCTATTCATTGCGGATCTGGCATTCGAGCAGGAGCCACTGGTGGATGCGGCGAAGCTGGGGACCTTCACAGCTTCCCTACTGGCAGGGCTCGCCGGCTACTGCGTGCTTCGGCTGGTGAGCCGCACGGCTTCGCCGGAACATGACACCATCACGGATACAAATTAA